In Neisseria perflava, the DNA window GTCGTCTACCGACCCTGAAACCAATATTGCCACCATGAAGCGCCTTGTCCGCGATGCGGCCGAACAAGGGGCGGATTGGGTGCTGCTGCCCGAGTATTGGCCGCTGATGGGCAAAAACGATACGGACAAGCTGGCATTTGCCGAACCTTTGGACGATGGACGCGTTGGCAAAACCTGCCACACCCGTTTTCAGACGGCCTTAAGCGAAACGGCAAGGGAATGCGGCGTGGTGTTGTTTGGCGGTACGGTTCCGTTGCAAAGCCCAAACGCTGACAAGGTGATGAACACGATGCTGGTGTATGACCGCGACGGCAAACGAATCGGGCTTTACCACAAAATGCACCTTTTCGGCTTTTCCGGTTTGGGCGAACGCTACGCCGAAGCCGATACGATACTGGCGGGAAGCGATGTGCCGAAGTTAAGCGTGGACGATGTTCCGCTGGCGGCCGGCGTCTGCTACGATTTGCGCTTTCCTGAGTTTTTCCGCGCCCAGCAGCCGTTTGATGTTTTGCTGTTGCCGGCCGCGTTTACCTACATTACCGGCAAGGCGCATTGGGAATTGCTGCTGCGCGCCCGCGCAGTGGAAAACCAATGCTACGTCATCGCGTCGGCACAAGGCGGACTGCATGAAAGCGGCCGCCGCACATTCGGCCACAGTATGATTATTGATCCTTGGGGCGATGTGTTGGCGACATTGCCGGAAGGCGAAGGCGTGATTTGTGCCGATTTGGATACCGCGCGCCTGCAAAGCGTGCGCACGCGACTGCCTGCCCTGAAACACCGATTACTTTAAACACGCACTATGTCCCAGTTCCAACCCACACGCATTCTCGGCATCGACCCTGGCAGCCGCGTGACCGGCTTCGGCGTGATCGATGTCCACGGCCGCGAACATCATTATGTTGCTTCCGGCTGTATCAAAACCCCGACCGGCGCGTCGCTTTCCGAACGCATTGCCGTGATTGTTCACCATATCGACGAAATCATCCGCCACTATCAACCCCATCAGGCGGCCATCGAGCAAGTGTTCGTCAACGTTAATCCGGCCGCGACGTTAATGCTCGGTCAGGCGCGCGGTGCGGCGATTGCCGCTTTGGTCATGCACGACTTGCCCGTGTTTGAATACACCGCGCTTCAGGTCAAGCAGGCTGTGGTTGGCAAGGGTAAGGCCGCCAAAGAGCAGGTGCAGCATATGGTTGTCCAAATGCTCGCACTTTCAGGCACGCCGCAAGCCGATGCCGCCGACGGACTCGCCGTCGCCCTCACCCACGCCCTGCGCAATCACGGATTGGCTTCGCAACTCAACCCTGACGGCCTGCAGGTCAAGCGCGGCCGTTTCCAATGGTAAGCCGACATTCAGGCCGTCTGAAATCGTGTTCCAGCCCGTTTTCAGACGGCCTTTCGGTTATAATAACCCTTTGCCCACATACAGCGAGCCTTCATGAAAGCCGCCTTCCTTTTTCTCTACCTCATCCGCCTACTGCCTTTTTGCGTGTTGCACAAGATTGCCGACGCGGTCGGCATTCTCGCTTATTACGCAGTCAAACCGCGCCGCAAAGTCGGCGAGGTCAACCTCAAAAAATGCTTTCCCAAGCTGAACGACAGCCAGCGCACCGCCCTGCTCAAACGCCACTTCCAACACATGGCGAAACTGATACTCGAATACGGCCTCTACTGGTACGCACCTGCGGACAAGCTGCGCTCGTTGGTGCGCTATCAAGACAAACACCATCTTGACGAAGCCCTCGCCGCCGGCGAAAAAGTCATCATCCTCTATCCGCACTTTACCGCATTTGAAATGGCGGTTTACACGCTCAATCAGGATGTACCGCTGACCAGCATGTATTCGCACCAAAAAAACAAAGCCCTGGACGAGCAGATCCTGAAAGGCCGCCACCGCTACAACAATGTTTTCCTGATCGGCCGCACAGAAGGCCTGCGCGCCATCATCAAACACCTGCGCAAAAGCGATGCGCCCTTTCTTTATCTGCCCGACCAAGACTTTGGCCGCAACGATTCCATTTTCGTCAATTTCTTCGGCATTCAGACGGCCACGATTACCGGCCTCAGCCGTATCGCCGGCATGACCAAAGCCAAAATCATTCCCGCCATCCCCACGCGCGAAGCCGACAATACCGTAACCCTGCGCTTCTATCCGGCTTGGGACAATTTCCCGACCGAAAATGTCGAAGCCGACACCCAGCGCATGAACGACTTTATCGAAGAGCGGGTACGCGAGCATCCCGAACAATACTTCTGGCTGCACAAACGCTTCAAAACCCGTCCCGAAGGCGAAAGCAGCTTTTACTGACTACATAAAATTACAATTTAAGCATGAAAAAGCGGCAAAACCTTTCTTTTGCCGCTTTTTCATTTTAATTGTATCAAACCCAATCTCAGCTTCAATTTCAAACAATCAAATCAAATTCCACTTTAAATGCTTTAAAAACAACTTTTTTCAAGGCAATTGAAACTTTCAAACAACCTTATATTTTTTCTCAAATAAAAAATGCTCCAGCCAATACCCTTTTCATTTATATGTTAAATTTAATTTCATTTAAAAACAAAATGTTATAAGATAATCTTTAAAATAAAACAAATTTTAATCATTCGAAATATGAAATTAAATTAAATTTAAAGCAAGAAATACAAAATAAACATCTAATTTTAAATTAATTATGAAATTTAATTGCAAAAATATGACAATAACTGCAATTTACACCAAACCAAACCTTCAGAAAAAAACACTTGGCAAACTGTAAAATTTCGCGTAAATTTCACTACATCAAATTACAAGACATTCAGACGGCCTCAGCCGGTTTTAGATGTTTTTGTAAACAGTTTTCTGATATTGCAAGCAATTGCAGTATTTTTAGAGGATTTCGGCGCAATGCCCGAAATGAAAGTTTACCGGTGCAGAGTTGAGCTGCATCTGTAAAGCCGCAGGTGAAAGCCTGTATTGTTTGTGAAGCGTAAATCTCTGATTTGAGGTATTGGGGCAATCCTGTGGGGGATTGCCTCTTTTTTTATCTGCTCCGTCATGCCACAATGGCATCATTCCTTATCCAACCCGATCACGCCATGACCCCGATACTCGCCTTCGACATCGAAACCATTCCCGACGTAAACGGCATCCGCCTGCTTTACGATTTGCCTGCCGATTTACCCGACAACGAAGTCGTCCTGTTTGCCCAACAGCAACGCCGCGCCAAAACCGGCAGCGACTTTATGCAACACCATCTGCACCAAGTTGTCGCCATCTCCTGCTGTATGCGCTGGGGTCAGGACAAAATCCGTGTCAGCACCATCGGCGATCCCGAAGACAGCGAAGAAGTCATGATTGCCAAATTCTTCGAGGTCATCGAAAACTATACGCCGCAACTCGTCAGCTGGAACGGCGGCGGTTTCGACCTGCCCGTCCTCCACTACCGCGCCCTGATACACGGCATCAGCGCCGCCCGCTATTGGGACATGGGCGACGGCGACTTTGGCGACAGTCGCGACTTTAAGTGGAACAACTACATCAGCCGCTACCACACCCGCCATTGCGACCTGATGGATTTGCTCGCCCTCTACCAACCGCGCGCCAGCGTGCCTTTGGACGATATGGCCAAACTCTGCGGTTTCCCCGGCAAACTGGGCATGGACGGCAGCAAGGTTTGGGACGCTTATCATGCAGGCCGTCTGAAAGACATCCGCGACTATTGCGAAACCGATGCCGCCAATACCTACCTGATGTACATGCGCTTTCGCATGATGAGCGGCGCGCTCGATGCCGACGAATACGAAGTCGAAATCAAACGCATCAAACACTATCTGGCCGCACAAGCCGAAGAAAAACAACACTGGGCGGAGTTCGTCGCTGCTTGGCGTTAAACCAGGCCGTCTGAACAGCCAAACCAGACAACCCAAAGGGCGTGATCGACACGCCCTCTTTTAATTCCGATAAACCATGCCCGCTAGGCAGGCAAACGCCCCAGCGTGACCCTGTCCAATCCTGCCAAATCCTGTTCGGTTGCCACTTCGGCAAAACCGTTCTCCAGCATAATGTTCCGCACCGCTTCGCCTTGGTCATAGCCGTGTTCAAACAGCAGCCAGCCGTTGGCTTTCAGGTATTTAGGGGCTTCTTGGGTAATGTGGCGGATATGGCTGAGGCCGTCTGAAAAGTCGGTCAGCGCGTTTTGCGGTTCAAACCTCAAATCGCCCTGCGACAAATGTTCATCGCCATCCTCGATATACGGCGGATTGGAAACAATCACATCGTATCGGCCTTCAGACGGCCTGTCGGTATCAAACCACGAACCCTGCGCAAATTCGACTTTTGCGCCCAATTCGGCCGCATTTTGACGGGCAGTATCCAAAGCACCGACGCTGATGTCGGATGCGCGAACATCGGCATCAACGCGTTCAAGCGCGATGGTTACGGCAATGGCGCCGCTGCCCGTTCCCAAATCCCACACGCGGCCTTGCGGCGGCAAGCGTTTGAGCACGGCTTCCACCAAATGCTCGGTTTCAGGGCGTGGAATCAGCACATGCGGATTGACGGCAAAGCGTCGTCCGTAAAACTCGCGTTCGCCCAACAGATAGGCCATCGGCTCGCCTTTCAGACGGCGTTGCGTCAAAATCTCCAAGGTTTGCAGGGCAGATTCTGCCAAATCGTCCGTACCGCGTGTAACCAGCTGCGCGCGCGTGTAACTCAGCGCATATTGCAACAACATCCGCGCTTCATTTTTGGGCAGTGCCGATTGGCGCAACCATTCATCAAGCGTCATTTTTCGTCCCATCTGCCAGCGTTGCGGCTTTTCTTTCCTTATTCTTTCCGGCAAACGTGCCGATGGTGGCAACCGCAAATGCGGCATACCACAAATAAAATCCTGCACCGTAGCGCACGATATCCGATGTATTCCCTGCTTCATCGACGTGTACGGCTTTCACACTGAAAGCCACCAGCGCCAAGCCCCAAAGCGCCGTATGGACAGGCACGACCTTCTTCCGCAACGCCAGCAACACAATGGCCGCCAACCAAACATAATTGGCATAGGCCGCACAATACCTGATATCCAAAGAAGTAAATATCGACCCCAGAATCAAAACGGTCACACCCTTCATGCTTTCATGATTGCCCAAATAAAATGCAACATTGGACAAAGACGCTATCCACAATGCAACCGACACCAGCAACATCACGATGGGAAAACTTGATTTCCGATTCTGTTCCTGCATGGTTTTATCCTAATGTAAAAGGCCGTCTGAAAACCTTTCAGACGGCCTGCCGTTTAAATTTCGCTACCGCCGACGGTCAGTCCGGCATCAATCCTCAGGGTCGGTTGTCCGACGCCGACAGGAACGCTCTGCCCTTCTTTGCCGCAGACGCCGATGCCGCTGTCGAGCGCAGTGTCGTTGCCTATCATGGAAACGTGTTTCAGCACTTCGGGGCCGTTGCCGATGATGGTCGCGCCTTTGACAGGGTATTGCAGCTTGCCGCCTTCCACCCACCATGCTTCGGATGCGCTGAACACGAATTTGCCGCTGGTAATGTCCACTTGTCCGCCGCCGAAGTTGACGGCGTAAATGCCCTTGTCGATGGAGGCGATGATTTCTTCCGGCTCATAGCCGCCGTTTTCCATAAAGGTATTGGTCATGCGCGGCATAGGCGCGGAAGCGTAACTTTCGCGTCGGCCGTTGCCGGTCGATTGCGTGCCCATCAGGCGGGCGTTGGTTTCGTCCTGCATATAGCCGACCAAAATACCGTCTTCAATCAATACCGTGCGGCGGGTTTCGTTGCCTTCGTCGTCGATATTGAGCGAACCGCGTCTGTCGGCAATATCGCCTTGGTCCACAACGGTAACGCCTTTGGCAGCCACGCGTTCGCCGATTCGACCGGAGAAAACGCTGGTTTCTTTGCGGTTGAAATCGCCTTCCAAACCATGTCCGACCGCTTCGTGCAGCAACACGCCCGGCCAGCCGTTGCCCAAAACAACAGTCATCTCGCCGGCAGGCGCAGGACGGGATTCAAGATTGGTCAGGGCTTGTTTGACGGCGGAATCGACAAACCGATGCACCAAGTTTTCATCGAAATACGCCAAATCATAACGTCCGCCACCACCCGCGCTGCCCTGCTCGCGACGCTCGCCTTGCTTGGCAATGACGGTTACGTTCATGCGTACCATCGGGCGGATGTCGGCAGCGTGTTTGCCGTCCAGACGGGCGATGTACACCATGTCGTATTCGCAGGTCAAACCGGCCATCACTTGCACGATACGCGGATCGGCGGCTTTGGCCAGCGTTTCAACTTTGTTCAACAGCGCGACTTTGGCAGCGGAATCAAGGCTGGCAATAGGGTCAATCGCCATGTGGACAGGCTTGCCGTAGGCAGGTGTCGGCACTTTGACGCTGGCCTCGTTGCCGGCCGCACCAATCACGCGCACGGCTTTGGCAGAGCGGTTGATCGAATCGATACACAGGCTGTCGGCGTAGGCAAAAGCGGTTTTATCGCCCGAAACGGCACGCACGCCCACGCCCTGATCAATTTGGAAGCTGCCCGATTTGACGATGCCTTCTTCCAAATGCCAACTTTCATAGGCAGTGCGCTGACAATAGATGTCGGCATAATCGACATGGTTGGCGCCGATAATGCTCAGGCTTTGGGCGAGCAAATCGGGGGAAAGATGGTTGGCTTCGAGCAAATCTCGCTGTACGGCGGCGTAGGTTTGTTGCATGATTTTTCAGACGGCCCGACAAGCAGGCAAAGTTAATTTGGTCTTGATTATACGGTATTTTATATGGCTTTGGATATGTTGATTGCTTGGGTTTATGAGTGATTGAAACAAATCAAAAGGCCGTCTGAAATATAGGGTTGAAATGTTTGCCTTACCCTATTTCAATCGGCCTGTTCGTTTGACGTTCAGACGGCCTTTTCAATCATGGCAAAGCCAATACAGAAACTTAATTTCCATACAAAACAATCTACTACAAAAAAATCCCTTATTTTTTTAGTTTTGCTATTGATAATAGTTATTATTAGCGTATAATCAAACTCACTCGGAAGACGTCCTAATCCGAGCCATTAAACGACAGATTTTATCCCCCTCTTCCCCATTATCTCTTGATACTCGGAGTGCGCATATACGAAACATACCTGTTCCCCTTTATATCAGATACTCAAAACCGAAAAACATGAAACCCACTGCCGATACAGTGGGTTTCGTGTTTTGTGGCGTTCGGTTTATCAGGCTTTTCCAACTGCTGATTAGGCCGTCTGAAACTGAATAGACCTGATTATCGGCAGGTTTTCATGTTCAATTTTCCATAACGGCCGACAATGTTTCTAATGTCTTGGGCATCGCGCTCGTCAACCGCCATAAAGACCACGGTCATGCGCGCCACGCTCAAACCGGTATCGGGTGCGCTTCTGTCTTCCTGCTCAACAATGCGTGCGCCGCCGAAACCTGCGCTGGACAAGCGTGAAATCAAAACTTGGGCGGAAGAGCGGCTGCGTGTTACGTCAATGCTGATTTCGCCGTTGTGAATGCTGCCGCTAAAGCCGCGGCTGCCCAAGGCATCAAGCTGGGCGGAGGTGTCGCCGTCGGCAGGCAAGACCACGCGGAAGGTTTTGGAGGAAGTCTCGCCACCGGATGCGCCGTTGCGTTTTTCGATACTGCGGCTGGCGGCATGAGGCCATTTGCCCAACAGGCCTTTGATGCGGTGGTAATCGTCTTCATCCATCACCACGGTGGCGCTGCTGGTACACAAGCGTTCCACGCCGGCCGCATCCATCTCTTCTTCAGCGGCGCGGCGCTCTTGCGCCTCTTTCTCGCGGCGCATTTTTTCTTTTTTCTCTTTCAACTGCTGCGCTTCTTGCTTTTTACGCAAGGCTTCCGCTTCTTCGGATTCAGGTTCGGCCATAATCAGGCCGTCTGATTCGACCACCACCCAATCGGGTTGCGATGCCTGCTGAGGCTCGGCTTTGGGCGCGTCCAAAGAAGACGGGCGCAATAATTCGTGCGTACCGCCTTCCAATGCCGATTCGGGTTTGGCGGTTTTATGTTGTGTCCGATAGGCAACCATGCTGCCAAAAACAATGATGTTGAGTGCGACCAAGACCGCAAACAGCCATTTCATGATGCGTTTTCCTTTTTATTGTCCGTTGCGATGGGCAATCCAATGCAAGAGCCCGTGAATCACGAGATTATCGACGATTTTCACTTGATTGTCATGAACGAATGACTCCGGCAGCGCCTGCACGACTCTGGCCGCGCCTCCGCCGGTGATAATGATATCGACCGGCTTGCCCTCGCCCGTTTTGTCTTTCAGACGGCCATGCATCATCATCAACGCGCCGCAAACGGCATCCATCATGCCGCTGGCAATGGCGTTCGGCGTTGTGGTTGGGAACGGATATACCTTGCCGATGGGGCGGTTGAGGTTGGCGGTCTTGAGTGCCATCGCCTCTTTCATCAAGTGGAAACCGGGCATGATGGTGCCGCCGAGATAATGATTGTCTTCCGTCAGCGCGTCGGTGGTTACGGCGGTACCGCAGCTGACGACGACGCAGGCGTTTTGCGTAAAGCGGCGGCTGCCCAGCGCATTAAACCAGCGGTCAGAGCCATGTTCTTCAGGGCAGCGGTAATGGTTGCGGATACCCAACGCCTGTGGCATGGAAGACAGCCATTCGACCGGACGGGTTAATTGTTCTTCAACCATCGCTTTTTTTACCGAACCGCACACGGCGCAACCGACAATTTTCACATCTTCATCGGCAAATTGCAGCCATTCTTCACCCAGCTGGGTCAAATCACGATACGGCGCGCGGCCGACTTCGGAAAATGTGCCGTTCTCTACCCATGCCCATTTCAACTGACTGTTGCCGCCGTCCAGCAGCAAAAAGCGTTCCGGCTTGGCGACGGCAGGTTGCACCAGACGATTATCCGGACGCAAGCTGATCTCGCCGCTGACAATGGTTTTCTCGCCATTGTCGGTCAACAAACGCAACGCGCCTTGCGCATCCACGCCTTTGACTACGCCTTCATGAACAATGCGCCCTTCTTGAAGCAGCAATACCGGCCTGCCTGTGTCGCGGTTGGCGGCATCGTATTCGCCGATACATGATGCAAATCCGTTTTGCGCGTATTCGTTCAACAGCACATCAAGTTGCGCCAACACCGCATTCAATAAGGTTTTGACGCTTACGCCCTGCTTAGAGGCC includes these proteins:
- a CDS encoding carbon-nitrogen hydrolase family protein; translation: MMRSLRAAAVQMVSSTDPETNIATMKRLVRDAAEQGADWVLLPEYWPLMGKNDTDKLAFAEPLDDGRVGKTCHTRFQTALSETARECGVVLFGGTVPLQSPNADKVMNTMLVYDRDGKRIGLYHKMHLFGFSGLGERYAEADTILAGSDVPKLSVDDVPLAAGVCYDLRFPEFFRAQQPFDVLLLPAAFTYITGKAHWELLLRARAVENQCYVIASAQGGLHESGRRTFGHSMIIDPWGDVLATLPEGEGVICADLDTARLQSVRTRLPALKHRLL
- the ruvC gene encoding crossover junction endodeoxyribonuclease RuvC — protein: MSQFQPTRILGIDPGSRVTGFGVIDVHGREHHYVASGCIKTPTGASLSERIAVIVHHIDEIIRHYQPHQAAIEQVFVNVNPAATLMLGQARGAAIAALVMHDLPVFEYTALQVKQAVVGKGKAAKEQVQHMVVQMLALSGTPQADAADGLAVALTHALRNHGLASQLNPDGLQVKRGRFQW
- a CDS encoding lipid A biosynthesis lauroyl acyltransferase, with the translated sequence MQRAFMKAAFLFLYLIRLLPFCVLHKIADAVGILAYYAVKPRRKVGEVNLKKCFPKLNDSQRTALLKRHFQHMAKLILEYGLYWYAPADKLRSLVRYQDKHHLDEALAAGEKVIILYPHFTAFEMAVYTLNQDVPLTSMYSHQKNKALDEQILKGRHRYNNVFLIGRTEGLRAIIKHLRKSDAPFLYLPDQDFGRNDSIFVNFFGIQTATITGLSRIAGMTKAKIIPAIPTREADNTVTLRFYPAWDNFPTENVEADTQRMNDFIEERVREHPEQYFWLHKRFKTRPEGESSFY
- a CDS encoding 3'-5' exonuclease — its product is MTPILAFDIETIPDVNGIRLLYDLPADLPDNEVVLFAQQQRRAKTGSDFMQHHLHQVVAISCCMRWGQDKIRVSTIGDPEDSEEVMIAKFFEVIENYTPQLVSWNGGGFDLPVLHYRALIHGISAARYWDMGDGDFGDSRDFKWNNYISRYHTRHCDLMDLLALYQPRASVPLDDMAKLCGFPGKLGMDGSKVWDAYHAGRLKDIRDYCETDAANTYLMYMRFRMMSGALDADEYEVEIKRIKHYLAAQAEEKQHWAEFVAAWR
- the prmC gene encoding peptide chain release factor N(5)-glutamine methyltransferase, which codes for MTLDEWLRQSALPKNEARMLLQYALSYTRAQLVTRGTDDLAESALQTLEILTQRRLKGEPMAYLLGEREFYGRRFAVNPHVLIPRPETEHLVEAVLKRLPPQGRVWDLGTGSGAIAVTIALERVDADVRASDISVGALDTARQNAAELGAKVEFAQGSWFDTDRPSEGRYDVIVSNPPYIEDGDEHLSQGDLRFEPQNALTDFSDGLSHIRHITQEAPKYLKANGWLLFEHGYDQGEAVRNIMLENGFAEVATEQDLAGLDRVTLGRLPA
- the tldD gene encoding metalloprotease TldD — encoded protein: MQQTYAAVQRDLLEANHLSPDLLAQSLSIIGANHVDYADIYCQRTAYESWHLEEGIVKSGSFQIDQGVGVRAVSGDKTAFAYADSLCIDSINRSAKAVRVIGAAGNEASVKVPTPAYGKPVHMAIDPIASLDSAAKVALLNKVETLAKAADPRIVQVMAGLTCEYDMVYIARLDGKHAADIRPMVRMNVTVIAKQGERREQGSAGGGGRYDLAYFDENLVHRFVDSAVKQALTNLESRPAPAGEMTVVLGNGWPGVLLHEAVGHGLEGDFNRKETSVFSGRIGERVAAKGVTVVDQGDIADRRGSLNIDDEGNETRRTVLIEDGILVGYMQDETNARLMGTQSTGNGRRESYASAPMPRMTNTFMENGGYEPEEIIASIDKGIYAVNFGGGQVDITSGKFVFSASEAWWVEGGKLQYPVKGATIIGNGPEVLKHVSMIGNDTALDSGIGVCGKEGQSVPVGVGQPTLRIDAGLTVGGSEI
- a CDS encoding cell division protein; translation: MKWLFAVLVALNIIVFGSMVAYRTQHKTAKPESALEGGTHELLRPSSLDAPKAEPQQASQPDWVVVESDGLIMAEPESEEAEALRKKQEAQQLKEKKEKMRREKEAQERRAAEEEMDAAGVERLCTSSATVVMDEDDYHRIKGLLGKWPHAASRSIEKRNGASGGETSSKTFRVVLPADGDTSAQLDALGSRGFSGSIHNGEISIDVTRSRSSAQVLISRLSSAGFGGARIVEQEDRSAPDTGLSVARMTVVFMAVDERDAQDIRNIVGRYGKLNMKTCR
- a CDS encoding bifunctional biotin--[acetyl-CoA-carboxylase] ligase/type III pantothenate kinase; this encodes MTDLNSRHWALLAALSDGLPQHVSQLARVVGMKPQQLNGFWQQMPGHIRGLLRQHDGQWRLVRPLAVFAEESLQQMAGKQGFRAQLKHECSSSNDEIMALARQSADLAHKALCVAHFQTKGRGRQGRSWVNRQGECLMFSLGWAFDKPQYELGSLALVVALACRRALADIGLDVNIKWPNDLVVANDKLAGILIETARVENKTVAVIGIGINFVLPKEVENATSVQALFQTASKQGVSVKTLLNAVLAQLDVLLNEYAQNGFASCIGEYDAANRDTGRPVLLLQEGRIVHEGVVKGVDAQGALRLLTDNGEKTIVSGEISLRPDNRLVQPAVAKPERFLLLDGGNSQLKWAWVENGTFSEVGRAPYRDLTQLGEEWLQFADEDVKIVGCAVCGSVKKAMVEEQLTRPVEWLSSMPQALGIRNHYRCPEEHGSDRWFNALGSRRFTQNACVVVSCGTAVTTDALTEDNHYLGGTIMPGFHLMKEAMALKTANLNRPIGKVYPFPTTTPNAIASGMMDAVCGALMMMHGRLKDKTGEGKPVDIIITGGGAARVVQALPESFVHDNQVKIVDNLVIHGLLHWIAHRNGQ